A window of Pan paniscus chromosome 10, NHGRI_mPanPan1-v2.0_pri, whole genome shotgun sequence contains these coding sequences:
- the TESPA1 gene encoding protein TESPA1 isoform X3 codes for MFWNCNHPTDVPSIRILSREPEPQSPRDRLRKAISKMCLYTCPRDRPPPPHNTPKRNSLDQVVLEVMDKVKEEKQFLQQDSDLGQFSQEDPVPPAEGKKLPTSPYPCVFCCKEETQQRMSTVLAPSQTLDSNPKVPCCTHSLPIEDPQWSTDPAQIRRQLCSLPATNTETHPAKDETFWKRKSRARKSLFQKNLMGRKVKSLDLSITQQKWKQSVDRPELRRSLSQQPQDTFDLEEVQSNSEEEQSQSRWPSRPRHPHHHQTFAGKDS; via the exons ATGTTCTGGAATTGCAACCATCCAACTGATGTGCCATCCATCAGGATTCTGTCCCGAGAGCCTGAACCCCAGTCACCCAGAGACCGCCTTCGGAAAGCCATCTCCAAGATGTGTCTGTACACATGCCCCCGAGACCGgccaccaccaccccacaacaCCCCCAAAAGGAACAGTTTGGACCAAGTTGTGTTGGAAGTGATGGACAAAGTGAAAGAAGAGAAGCAGTTCCTCCAGCAAGACTCTGATTTGGGGCAATTCTCACAGGAAGATCCTGTGCCCCCTGCTGAGGGTAAGAAGTTGCCCACTTCTCCCTATCCATGTGTCTTCTGCTGCAAAGAGGAAACACAGCAGAGGATGTCCACAGTGCTAGCACCATCCCAAACTCTGGATTCGAACCCCAAGGTACCCTGTTGCACACATTCTCTGCCCATAGAAGATCCACAGTGGAGCACAGACCCAGCTCAGAtaaggagacagctgtgtagtctACCAGCCACCAATACGGAAACCCATCCAGCCAAGGATGAGactttctggaaaagaaagagCAGAGCAAGAAAGAGCCTCTTCCAGAAGAATCTCATGGGCAGGAAGGTTAAGTCCTTGGACCTGTCCATCACCCAGCAGAAATGGAAGCAGAGTGTAGACAGACCAGAACTGCGTCGGTCTTTAAGCCAGCAGCCACAGGACACTTTTGACTTGGAGGAG GTGCAAAGCAACAGTGAGGAGGAGCAGAGTCAGAGTCGCTGGCCCAGCAGACCCaggcacccccaccaccaccagacTTTTGCTGGCAAAGACTCGTGA
- the TESPA1 gene encoding protein TESPA1 isoform X1, with protein MEASVLSPTSWEKRRAWLRQSRNWQTQVLEEEAAAALQDVPDPEPSSLDDVFQEGNPINKIEDWLQDCGYSEEGFSEEAGQFIYNGFCSHGTSFEDDLTLGAEATLLAANGKLFSRSFLETARPCQLLDLGCSLASSSMTGGTNKTSSSISEILDKVQEDAEDVLFSLGFGQEDHKDTSRIPARFFTTPSQAKGIDFQLFLKSQVRRIEMEDPCLMLASRFKQVQTLAVTADAFFCLYSYVSKTPVQKFTPSHMFWNCNHPTDVPSIRILSREPEPQSPRDRLRKAISKMCLYTCPRDRPPPPHNTPKRNSLDQVVLEVMDKVKEEKQFLQQDSDLGQFSQEDPVPPAEGKKLPTSPYPCVFCCKEETQQRMSTVLAPSQTLDSNPKVPCCTHSLPIEDPQWSTDPAQIRRQLCSLPATNTETHPAKDETFWKRKSRARKSLFQKNLMGRKVKSLDLSITQQKWKQSVDRPELRRSLSQQPQDTFDLEEVQSNSEEEQSQSRWPSRPRHPHHHQTFAGKDS; from the exons ATGGAGGCCTCTGTGctgagccccacctcctgggAGAAACGGCGGGCCTGGCTCCGTCAGAGCCGTAACTGGCAGACCCAGGTCCTAGAAGAGGAGGCTGCCGCCGCCCTGCAGGATGTCCCAGATCCTGAgccttccagcctggatgacgttTTCCAAGAAG GGAATccaatcaataaaattgaagacTGGCTGCAGGATTGCGG ATACTCTGAAGAAGGATTTTCTGAGGAAGCAGGACAGTTTATCTACAATG GCTTCTGCAGCCATGGGACCAGCTTTGAAGATGACTTGACCCTGGGAGCAGAGG CCACACTACTGGCCGCCAATGGCAAACTCTTCTCCAG GAGTTTCCTCGAGACAGCCAGGCCTTGCCAGCTACTTGATCTTGGCTGTAGTTTGGCTTCCAGCAGCATGACTGGGGGGACCAACAAGACTAGTTCAAG CATCTCAGAAATTCTGGACAAAGTGCAAGAAGATGCAGAAGATGTCCTCTTCAGTCTGGGCTTTGGCCAAGAGGATCACAAAGACACTTCTCGGATACCCGCCCGATTTTTCACCACCCCCTCTCAGGCCAAGGGCATTGATTTCCAGCTCTTCCTGAAGTCCCAGGTGCGGAGGATTGAAATGGAAGACCCCTGCCTCATGCTGGCCA GCAGGTTTAAGCAGGTGCAAACACTGGCTGTCACTGCTGATGCCTTCTTCTGTCTCTACTCCTATGTGTCTAAGACACCTGTCCAAAAGTTCACACCATCCCACATGTTCTGGAATTGCAACCATCCAACTGATGTGCCATCCATCAGGATTCTGTCCCGAGAGCCTGAACCCCAGTCACCCAGAGACCGCCTTCGGAAAGCCATCTCCAAGATGTGTCTGTACACATGCCCCCGAGACCGgccaccaccaccccacaacaCCCCCAAAAGGAACAGTTTGGACCAAGTTGTGTTGGAAGTGATGGACAAAGTGAAAGAAGAGAAGCAGTTCCTCCAGCAAGACTCTGATTTGGGGCAATTCTCACAGGAAGATCCTGTGCCCCCTGCTGAGGGTAAGAAGTTGCCCACTTCTCCCTATCCATGTGTCTTCTGCTGCAAAGAGGAAACACAGCAGAGGATGTCCACAGTGCTAGCACCATCCCAAACTCTGGATTCGAACCCCAAGGTACCCTGTTGCACACATTCTCTGCCCATAGAAGATCCACAGTGGAGCACAGACCCAGCTCAGAtaaggagacagctgtgtagtctACCAGCCACCAATACGGAAACCCATCCAGCCAAGGATGAGactttctggaaaagaaagagCAGAGCAAGAAAGAGCCTCTTCCAGAAGAATCTCATGGGCAGGAAGGTTAAGTCCTTGGACCTGTCCATCACCCAGCAGAAATGGAAGCAGAGTGTAGACAGACCAGAACTGCGTCGGTCTTTAAGCCAGCAGCCACAGGACACTTTTGACTTGGAGGAG GTGCAAAGCAACAGTGAGGAGGAGCAGAGTCAGAGTCGCTGGCCCAGCAGACCCaggcacccccaccaccaccagacTTTTGCTGGCAAAGACTCGTGA
- the TESPA1 gene encoding protein TESPA1 isoform X2 produces MTGGTNKTSSSISEILDKVQEDAEDVLFSLGFGQEDHKDTSRIPARFFTTPSQAKGIDFQLFLKSQVRRIEMEDPCLMLASRFKQVQTLAVTADAFFCLYSYVSKTPVQKFTPSHMFWNCNHPTDVPSIRILSREPEPQSPRDRLRKAISKMCLYTCPRDRPPPPHNTPKRNSLDQVVLEVMDKVKEEKQFLQQDSDLGQFSQEDPVPPAEGKKLPTSPYPCVFCCKEETQQRMSTVLAPSQTLDSNPKVPCCTHSLPIEDPQWSTDPAQIRRQLCSLPATNTETHPAKDETFWKRKSRARKSLFQKNLMGRKVKSLDLSITQQKWKQSVDRPELRRSLSQQPQDTFDLEEVQSNSEEEQSQSRWPSRPRHPHHHQTFAGKDS; encoded by the exons ATGACTGGGGGGACCAACAAGACTAGTTCAAG CATCTCAGAAATTCTGGACAAAGTGCAAGAAGATGCAGAAGATGTCCTCTTCAGTCTGGGCTTTGGCCAAGAGGATCACAAAGACACTTCTCGGATACCCGCCCGATTTTTCACCACCCCCTCTCAGGCCAAGGGCATTGATTTCCAGCTCTTCCTGAAGTCCCAGGTGCGGAGGATTGAAATGGAAGACCCCTGCCTCATGCTGGCCA GCAGGTTTAAGCAGGTGCAAACACTGGCTGTCACTGCTGATGCCTTCTTCTGTCTCTACTCCTATGTGTCTAAGACACCTGTCCAAAAGTTCACACCATCCCACATGTTCTGGAATTGCAACCATCCAACTGATGTGCCATCCATCAGGATTCTGTCCCGAGAGCCTGAACCCCAGTCACCCAGAGACCGCCTTCGGAAAGCCATCTCCAAGATGTGTCTGTACACATGCCCCCGAGACCGgccaccaccaccccacaacaCCCCCAAAAGGAACAGTTTGGACCAAGTTGTGTTGGAAGTGATGGACAAAGTGAAAGAAGAGAAGCAGTTCCTCCAGCAAGACTCTGATTTGGGGCAATTCTCACAGGAAGATCCTGTGCCCCCTGCTGAGGGTAAGAAGTTGCCCACTTCTCCCTATCCATGTGTCTTCTGCTGCAAAGAGGAAACACAGCAGAGGATGTCCACAGTGCTAGCACCATCCCAAACTCTGGATTCGAACCCCAAGGTACCCTGTTGCACACATTCTCTGCCCATAGAAGATCCACAGTGGAGCACAGACCCAGCTCAGAtaaggagacagctgtgtagtctACCAGCCACCAATACGGAAACCCATCCAGCCAAGGATGAGactttctggaaaagaaagagCAGAGCAAGAAAGAGCCTCTTCCAGAAGAATCTCATGGGCAGGAAGGTTAAGTCCTTGGACCTGTCCATCACCCAGCAGAAATGGAAGCAGAGTGTAGACAGACCAGAACTGCGTCGGTCTTTAAGCCAGCAGCCACAGGACACTTTTGACTTGGAGGAG GTGCAAAGCAACAGTGAGGAGGAGCAGAGTCAGAGTCGCTGGCCCAGCAGACCCaggcacccccaccaccaccagacTTTTGCTGGCAAAGACTCGTGA